A window of the Hevea brasiliensis isolate MT/VB/25A 57/8 chromosome 6, ASM3005281v1, whole genome shotgun sequence genome harbors these coding sequences:
- the LOC110660528 gene encoding 50S ribosomal protein L9, chloroplastic: MASPSTAATLSWSSSSWLHSFVGRSNEISKCPDKRMPMVIWAQKKAKKTRKILLKEDVTDLGKKGQLLDVKPGYYRNYLLPMGKAQIITPGLLKEMRMEEERIEAEKKRVKEEAQQLALIFETVGAFKVKRKSGKGKQIFGSVTPQDLVDVIKAQLQRDVDKRIVSLPEIRETGEYIAELKLHPEVTARVRLNVYAN; this comes from the exons ATGGCGTCACCATCTACAGCGGCAACTCTCTCATGGAGTTCTTCCTCTTGGCTTCACAGCTTTGTTGGACGCTCTAATGAAATCTCGAAGTGTCCAGACAAAAGAATGCCCATGGTGATTTGGGCTCAAAAGAAAGCCAAAAAGACCAGAAAG ATATTATTGAAAGAGGATGTGACAGATTTGGGGAAAAAGGGGCAGCTGCTCGATGTGAAGCCTGGGTATTACAGGAATTATCTTCTGCCTATGGGCAAGGCCCAGATTATTACTCCTGGTCTACTCAA GGAAATGCGGATGGAAGAGGAAAGAATTGAAGCTGAGAAAAAGCGG GTAAAAGAAGAGGCACAGCAGCTTGCTCTTATTTTTGAAACTGTTGGAGCTTTCAAGGTGAAGCGCAAAAGTGGAAAGGGCAAACAAATATTTGGAAG TGTAACTCCTCAAGATCTTGTTGACGTCATCAAGGCACAGCTTCAGAG GGATGTGGACAAACGAATTGTTTCTCTTCCAGAAATCAGGGAAACAGGAGAATATATTGCTGAGCTTAAGCTTCATCCTGAAGTTACTGCTCGGGTGAGGTTGAATGTTTATGCTAACTAA
- the LOC110660529 gene encoding zinc finger protein ZAT5 encodes MEYMEAQEEFMGSNDLSQIVKGKRTKRLRSSSAITSSSSSGFGGSGGGGETGFVVEEHGSISSPASCSEIYESTEEEEDMANCLILLAQGDGPSRQEQVSARKFSDASATTNKADFYVYECKTCNRTFPSFQALGGHRASHKKPKSIVEEKKGLLASPLLDDLEDCQLNKSSSTTSSSDHLHHLQPQPPRSLQISNKGFNFLGNNKAKIHECSICGSEFTSGQALGGHMRRHRANTGSNNQVAITTTDSNHINSDDQIKPRNILSLDLNLPAPEEDHHHRESKFQFASTKQALVFSSPALVDCHY; translated from the coding sequence atGGAGTACATGGAAGCTCAAGAAGAATTCATGGGCTCTAATGATCTTTCTCAGATCGTTAAAGGCAAGCGTACAAAGCGGCTGAGGTCATCATCCGCCATCACCTCTAGCTCATCCAGTGGTTTTGGTGGTTCAGGCGGGGGAGGAGAAACAGGATTTGTTGTAGAGGAACATGGTTCAATTTCCTCTCCTGCAAGTTGTAGTGAGATTTATGAGAGcacggaagaagaagaagatatggCTAATTGCCTGATTTTATTAGCTCAAGGTGACGGTCCCAGCAGGCAGGAGCAGGTGAGTGCAAGAAAATTCTCTGATGCTTCTGCTACAACAAACAAGGCTGATTTCTATGTTTATGAGTGCAAAACGTGTAACCGTACCTTCCCTTCCTTCCAAGCATTAGGTGGTCACAGAGCAAGTCACAAAAAGCCTAAGTCCATAGTCGAAGAGAAGAAGGGTCTTCTGGCTTCACCATTGTTGGACGATCTTGAAGATTGCCAATTGAATAAAAGTAGCAGTACTACTTCTAGTTCTGATCAtcttcatcatcttcaacctcaaccTCCTCGTTCTCTTCAGATATCTAACAAGGGTTTTAATTTTCTTGGTAATAATAAGGCCAAGATTCATGAGTGTTCAATTTGTGGCTCTGAGTTCACTTCTGGTCAAGCCCTTGGAGGTCACATGAGGAGACACAGAGCTAACACAGGCAGTAATAATCAAGTGGCTATCACCACCACTGATTCTAATCATATTAATAGTGATGATCAGATCAAGCCAAGAAACATTTTGTCTTTAGATCTTAACCTTCCGGCGCCGGAGGAAGACCATCACCACCGTGAATCCAAGTTCCAATTTGCATCCACAAAACAAGCTCTAGTGTTCTCCTCCCCAGCCTTGGTGGATTGCCATTACTGA